From the Nodularia sp. NIES-3585 genome, one window contains:
- a CDS encoding Uma2 family endonuclease: MVTLQLRQIDVQPGQCLILREISWTEFEAILEELGEHRGARVAYYQGVLEIRMPLPEHEKAKIIIGEFVKILLDELEIDWEPYGSTTFKRQEMFAGLEPDDCFYIQNAAQMIGKNRLNLSVDPPPDLALEIDVTSKTQLSAYVALGVPELWCYADSQLQIFLLREGEYVQVANSPTFGDLPVFEGILQFLKLSEIEGASAARRAFRQWVRSVLGE, encoded by the coding sequence GTGGTTACACTACAACTGCGCCAAATTGATGTTCAACCAGGACAATGTTTGATATTACGCGAGATTAGTTGGACAGAGTTTGAAGCAATTTTAGAAGAATTAGGAGAACATCGCGGTGCGCGAGTCGCTTACTATCAGGGAGTGTTAGAAATTCGGATGCCGTTGCCAGAACATGAAAAAGCTAAGATAATAATTGGCGAATTTGTGAAAATTTTGCTTGATGAATTAGAAATAGACTGGGAACCTTATGGTTCAACCACATTTAAGCGTCAAGAAATGTTCGCAGGGTTAGAACCAGATGATTGTTTTTATATTCAAAATGCGGCACAAATGATCGGTAAAAATCGACTGAATTTATCAGTTGATCCGCCTCCAGATTTAGCACTTGAAATAGACGTAACCTCAAAGACTCAACTTTCAGCTTATGTGGCGTTGGGTGTTCCTGAACTTTGGTGTTATGCGGATAGTCAATTGCAGATTTTTCTGTTACGTGAAGGTGAGTATGTGCAGGTAGCAAATAGCCCTACATTTGGAGATTTGCCTGTATTTGAGGGTATTTTGCAATTTTTGAAGTTGAGCGAGA
- a CDS encoding DUF2993 domain-containing protein — protein MFGGLTGLKDSQSTDWGERMLNTVASQTIRHLFTQSKSVEVFVRCYPSSKLLQGSIDSFKMSGTGLVIRKDFLVEEMSFETDAVAIDFGAVLSGKLNLKQPTQAIANVILSEAGINQAFNAKLVTQHLVNLTVPSLTAISGGTPVSFTDIQVELLAENHLRILAKADLNNGEIIPLSMVMTVAVERRRRISFKNPQIELDSVPEAQREISQTLSMALADILDNMVDLDRFDLDGVKMRLNRLETEGKNLIFSGYAEIERIPSNP, from the coding sequence ATGTTCGGCGGACTTACTGGTTTAAAAGATTCTCAAAGCACAGATTGGGGAGAGCGAATGCTAAACACAGTCGCCAGCCAAACGATTCGCCACTTGTTTACCCAAAGCAAGTCAGTAGAAGTCTTTGTGCGCTGCTATCCCTCCAGCAAACTGTTGCAAGGCAGCATTGATAGCTTCAAAATGAGCGGTACTGGCTTGGTGATTCGTAAAGATTTTTTGGTCGAGGAAATGTCCTTTGAAACCGATGCAGTTGCCATTGACTTCGGCGCGGTTCTGAGTGGTAAGCTCAACCTCAAACAGCCTACCCAAGCGATCGCTAACGTCATACTATCAGAAGCAGGCATTAACCAAGCCTTCAATGCCAAACTGGTGACACAGCACCTGGTTAACCTCACAGTACCCTCCTTGACGGCAATCTCTGGAGGTACACCAGTTTCCTTTACCGATATTCAAGTAGAACTCTTAGCAGAAAATCATCTGCGGATTTTAGCTAAAGCAGATTTAAATAATGGCGAAATCATCCCATTGAGCATGGTGATGACTGTAGCCGTAGAAAGACGGCGACGGATTTCTTTTAAAAACCCCCAAATTGAGCTTGACTCAGTACCAGAAGCACAACGGGAAATCTCCCAAACATTGAGTATGGCACTGGCGGACATTTTAGATAATATGGTTGATTTAGATCGCTTTGACCTTGATGGTGTGAAAATGCGGCTGAATCGTTTAGAAACTGAAGGTAAAAATTTAATTTTCAGTGGATATGCGGAAATAGAGCGTATTCCTAGTAACCCTTAA
- a CDS encoding UDP-glucose/GDP-mannose dehydrogenase family protein, translated as MRVCVIGTGYVGLVTGACLAHIGHDVICVDNNEEKVKLMKSGQSPIFEPGLSEIMQSAIQTEKIHFTTDIAAGVAHGEVLFIAVGTPPLPTGESDTRYVEAVARGIGENLNGGYKVIVNKSTVPIGSGDWVRMIVLDGIAERQKTLVPAGGVPSDGKSPEDLAQFDVVSNPEFLREGSAVYDTFNPDRIVLGGNSQRAIALMKELYTPIVERQYAADKSLPAVPVLATDLSSAEMIKYAANAFLATKISFINEVANICDRVGADVTQVAKGIGLDSRIGNKFLNAGIGWGGSCFPKDVSALIHTADDYGYEAQIMKAAVSVNERQRLIALEKLQQVLKILKGKTVGLLGLTFKPDTDDMRDAPALNLIEQLNRLGAKVKAYDPIVSQTGLRHGLTGVLVETDAERLADGCDALVLVTEWQQFSSLDYAKMAKLMTHPVIIDGRNFLDPESMVRAGFQYVGVGR; from the coding sequence ATGCGTGTTTGCGTAATTGGTACTGGTTACGTTGGTTTGGTTACAGGTGCTTGTTTGGCTCACATCGGGCATGATGTAATTTGCGTAGATAATAATGAAGAAAAAGTTAAATTAATGAAATCTGGGCAGTCCCCAATTTTTGAGCCGGGACTCTCAGAGATTATGCAGTCTGCCATTCAAACAGAGAAAATCCACTTCACTACAGATATTGCTGCTGGAGTTGCTCACGGGGAAGTTTTATTCATCGCTGTGGGAACACCACCTTTACCTACTGGCGAAAGTGATACTCGTTATGTGGAAGCTGTAGCTCGTGGGATTGGAGAAAATCTCAACGGTGGTTATAAGGTAATTGTGAATAAATCTACAGTTCCCATTGGTTCTGGTGACTGGGTACGCATGATTGTTTTAGATGGGATTGCGGAACGTCAGAAAACACTTGTTCCCGCTGGTGGAGTACCAAGTGATGGAAAATCACCAGAGGATTTAGCCCAATTTGATGTGGTCAGCAATCCAGAGTTTTTGCGGGAAGGTTCGGCGGTGTATGACACTTTTAACCCAGATCGCATCGTTTTAGGCGGTAATAGTCAAAGAGCGATCGCTTTGATGAAGGAACTGTACACGCCCATTGTGGAACGTCAGTATGCGGCTGATAAATCTTTACCAGCAGTGCCTGTACTAGCTACAGACCTCAGTTCCGCAGAAATGATCAAATACGCTGCTAACGCCTTTTTAGCCACCAAAATTAGCTTTATTAACGAAGTGGCGAATATTTGCGATCGCGTCGGTGCGGATGTTACCCAAGTAGCAAAAGGTATTGGTTTAGACTCCCGGATTGGGAACAAATTTTTAAACGCTGGGATTGGTTGGGGTGGTTCCTGCTTCCCGAAAGATGTCTCCGCACTGATTCACACAGCTGATGACTATGGCTATGAAGCCCAGATAATGAAAGCTGCTGTCAGTGTCAACGAACGCCAGCGGTTGATTGCTTTGGAAAAACTCCAGCAAGTTCTCAAAATTCTCAAAGGTAAAACCGTCGGACTTCTAGGTTTAACCTTCAAGCCAGATACTGATGATATGCGGGATGCGCCAGCACTCAACTTGATTGAGCAGCTAAACCGACTAGGAGCTAAAGTCAAAGCCTATGACCCCATTGTTTCCCAAACAGGTTTACGTCATGGTCTAACTGGCGTGTTAGTAGAAACTGATGCTGAACGCCTAGCCGATGGCTGCGACGCTTTGGTATTAGTCACCGAATGGCAGCAGTTTAGCAGTTTAGATTACGCCAAGATGGCAAAATTAATGACCCATCCTGTGATTATCGATGGTCGTAACTTCCTCGACCCTGAAAGCATGGTTCGGGCTGGTTTCCAATATGTCGGTGTGGGAAGATAA
- a CDS encoding UDP-glucuronic acid decarboxylase family protein produces the protein MRILVTGGAGFIGSHLIDRLIPAGHEVICLDNFYTGNKSNILKWMNNPNFELIRHDITEPIRLEVDQIYHLACPASPVHYQYNPVKTVKTNVMGTLNMLGLAKRVKARFFLASTSEVYGDPEVHPQTEEYRGSVNPIGIRSCYDEGKRIAETLAFDYYRQNKVEIRVARIFNTYGPRMLENDGRVVSNFVVQALQGNPLTVYGDGSQTRSFCYVSDLVDGFIRLMNGDYVGPVNLGNPGEYTILELAQAVQNMVNPDAKIKFEPLPSDDPRRRQPDITKAKTLLDWEPTIPLQEGLKLTVEDFRNRMQSDT, from the coding sequence ATGAGAATTTTGGTGACAGGCGGTGCTGGATTTATTGGTTCTCATCTCATTGACAGATTAATACCCGCAGGGCATGAGGTGATTTGCTTAGATAACTTTTACACAGGTAATAAAAGCAATATCTTGAAATGGATGAATAATCCAAATTTTGAACTTATCCGCCATGACATCACAGAACCAATTCGCTTAGAAGTGGATCAAATTTATCATCTAGCCTGTCCAGCTTCTCCTGTACATTACCAGTACAACCCAGTGAAAACGGTGAAAACTAACGTCATGGGAACACTGAATATGTTGGGGTTGGCTAAACGCGTTAAGGCTAGGTTCTTTTTGGCCTCAACCAGCGAAGTTTATGGTGATCCTGAAGTTCATCCCCAAACAGAAGAGTATCGGGGTAGCGTTAATCCTATCGGCATCCGTTCCTGTTACGACGAAGGTAAACGCATTGCGGAAACTTTGGCATTTGATTATTACAGACAAAATAAAGTCGAAATTCGGGTGGCGCGGATTTTCAATACCTACGGACCAAGAATGTTAGAAAACGATGGTCGGGTAGTGAGCAACTTCGTAGTTCAAGCCTTACAGGGTAATCCTTTAACTGTGTACGGCGATGGTTCGCAAACTCGGAGTTTTTGTTACGTTTCTGACTTGGTAGATGGGTTTATCCGCCTGATGAATGGGGACTATGTTGGCCCAGTGAATTTGGGTAATCCTGGTGAATACACAATTTTAGAATTGGCACAAGCTGTACAAAACATGGTGAACCCGGACGCAAAAATTAAGTTTGAGCCACTACCTTCTGATGATCCACGTCGTCGTCAGCCTGATATTACCAAAGCTAAAACCTTGTTAGATTGGGAACCTACTATTCCGCTACAAGAGGGTTTAAAACTCACAGTAGAAGATTTCCGCAATCGTATGCAAAGCGATACATAA
- a CDS encoding cation:proton antiporter: MELISQVLLTEPTSQVLGEEPIVTFAVLLVVIFVVPILFERLRLPGLIGLVFSGVVLGPSGWNLFRTESPIISLLADIGLFYLMFVAGLEVEIQHFRRCKKRSLGFGILTFSFPLVVGILVGQFFHWEWNASILIGSLLASYSLLAYPMLSRLGVLNNQAVTITMGATIFTNLSAVLILAVCVATTNTGPFNLTQLLPLLVALTVYTLITLLGFDWAGQEFFRRCGDDEGNKFLFVLLTVFLAAVGAQFIRVETIVGAFLAGLVVNETVGEGPVKEKVIFIGSVLFIPIFLVKFGSMIDISGLITRIDTLQLTLFILVGLIASKFIAALFTKLLYRYNWGEMLTMWSLSIPQMGTTLAATFVGYRAGLLTEPVLNSVFVLMLVTSLLGLWLTSQTAVALVSTPVIEAPIPTLFEQKTAEKHSPVTIVVPVYNPHTQQYLIEMAALLANQAQSRIVPLAIATAAAQMDAPQLETSLRRSERLLAKATAQSRLLGVEAEPLLRIDDAFALGISRAAREQKASLMIMGWGKRTGLRARLFGNVIDNVLWASHCPVAVTRLMDSPKKIQRILVPLENLAASSLQPVRFAQMLAEANQAQVTVLHVCMGEPRRSHKIAAKRTSHLALLMSQLDVPHPPEIQIMAHENVAQAILQAARLYDLVVLPFIRNRSNSGGLALSDVTTQLAGQLTCSIVLLGEPHHTETKMSTPEIFHSTSAV, from the coding sequence ATGGAACTAATATCACAAGTTCTGCTCACCGAACCAACTTCTCAAGTTCTCGGCGAGGAACCAATTGTGACCTTTGCTGTTTTGCTGGTGGTCATCTTCGTTGTACCTATCCTATTTGAGCGGCTGAGACTACCAGGATTAATCGGCTTAGTCTTCTCTGGGGTAGTACTGGGGCCATCAGGATGGAATCTTTTCCGCACAGAATCACCGATAATTAGCCTGCTAGCAGATATTGGCTTATTTTATTTGATGTTTGTAGCAGGTTTAGAAGTGGAAATTCAGCATTTCCGCCGCTGCAAAAAACGTTCCTTGGGATTTGGTATCCTCACCTTTAGTTTTCCCCTAGTCGTGGGAATCTTAGTAGGACAATTTTTTCATTGGGAATGGAATGCTTCGATTTTAATTGGTTCTTTGTTGGCTTCCTATAGCCTTTTGGCATATCCCATGCTTAGTCGTCTAGGGGTGCTAAATAATCAAGCTGTGACTATCACAATGGGAGCCACAATTTTTACCAATCTCAGCGCTGTGCTGATATTAGCTGTTTGTGTAGCTACTACGAACACAGGGCCATTTAACTTAACTCAACTCCTTCCCCTCTTGGTTGCGTTGACTGTTTACACCCTGATTACTTTACTGGGATTTGACTGGGCAGGCCAAGAGTTTTTCCGCCGATGTGGAGACGACGAGGGCAATAAGTTTTTGTTTGTCTTACTTACCGTATTTCTAGCTGCGGTGGGCGCTCAATTCATTAGGGTAGAAACAATTGTCGGAGCCTTTTTAGCAGGTTTGGTAGTAAATGAAACTGTGGGCGAAGGGCCAGTTAAGGAAAAGGTGATATTTATTGGTAGTGTGCTATTTATCCCCATTTTCTTAGTTAAATTTGGGTCAATGATTGATATTTCTGGGTTAATTACTAGGATTGACACCCTGCAATTAACGCTTTTTATTCTAGTCGGTTTAATTGCTAGCAAATTCATTGCAGCTTTATTCACAAAATTGCTTTACCGCTACAATTGGGGGGAAATGCTAACTATGTGGTCGCTTTCCATACCTCAAATGGGTACGACTTTAGCTGCAACGTTCGTGGGATATCGGGCTGGTTTACTGACAGAACCAGTGTTAAATAGTGTATTTGTTTTAATGTTGGTTACTTCACTCTTAGGTCTATGGCTTACCAGTCAGACAGCCGTAGCGTTGGTTTCCACACCAGTTATAGAAGCACCTATCCCAACTTTATTTGAGCAGAAGACAGCAGAAAAACACAGTCCTGTGACGATAGTTGTCCCTGTCTATAATCCTCACACTCAGCAGTATTTGATTGAAATGGCGGCTTTATTAGCAAATCAAGCCCAAAGTAGAATTGTACCATTAGCGATCGCCACTGCTGCGGCTCAGATGGATGCACCACAGTTAGAAACTTCTCTGCGTCGAAGTGAGCGGTTACTAGCAAAAGCCACAGCCCAAAGTCGATTATTGGGAGTAGAAGCAGAACCATTGCTACGAATTGATGATGCTTTTGCTCTAGGTATTAGTAGAGCAGCTCGCGAACAAAAGGCGAGTTTAATGATCATGGGTTGGGGTAAACGCACTGGCTTGAGAGCGCGTTTGTTTGGCAATGTGATTGATAACGTACTTTGGGCTTCTCATTGTCCAGTGGCCGTGACACGTCTGATGGACTCACCCAAAAAAATTCAACGCATCTTAGTACCCTTAGAAAATTTAGCAGCATCATCATTGCAACCTGTACGATTTGCCCAGATGCTGGCTGAGGCGAATCAAGCCCAAGTAACTGTACTTCATGTGTGCATGGGTGAACCTCGTCGTTCCCACAAAATCGCCGCCAAGCGAACATCGCACCTCGCCCTGTTAATGTCTCAATTGGATGTGCCTCATCCCCCGGAAATTCAAATCATGGCTCATGAAAATGTTGCCCAAGCAATTTTACAGGCAGCAAGATTATATGATTTAGTGGTGTTACCTTTTATACGGAATCGTTCAAATTCTGGGGGGTTAGCTCTTAGCGATGTCACAACCCAGTTAGCTGGGCAACTTACCTGCTCTATTGTCCTCCTGGGAGAACCACATCATACTGAAACCAAAATGTCAACACCAGAGATTTTTCACTCTACATCTGCTGTTTAG